A genomic window from Silene latifolia isolate original U9 population chromosome 11, ASM4854445v1, whole genome shotgun sequence includes:
- the LOC141611736 gene encoding reticulon-like protein B16 has translation MWKEWHLPCGVIVVATVAWLLFERSGLPFLTICSDVMLIMIVWLFFRANYAVITNRQFEELPELVLSEEMVNSAAASFRAKVNSILLMAHDITFGKDFRLFFQVVLALWLFSVVGSVVSFFTLAYIGTIIFVTISALYSRHEKHIDRLAGFVHRRFSRQYTIVDDDYVRRPPQCTSIDKDE, from the exons ATGTGGAAGGAATGGCACTTGCCGTGTGGCGTCATTGTCGTTGCTACTGTTGCGTGGCTGCTTTTTGAACGGTCCGGGTTACCCTTCTTAACAATATGTTCAGATGTTATGCTGATCATGATTGTTTGGCTGTTTTTTCGTGCTAATTATGCTGTCATAACAAATAG ACAGTTTGAAGAGCTACCTGAATTAGTTTTGTCTGAAGAAATGGTTAACTCTGCTGCTGCATCATTCCGTGCCAAAGTTAATAGTATTCTTTTAATGGCACATGATATCACTTTTGGCAAGGACTTCAGACTATTCTTTCAG GTGGTTCTAGCCCTGTGGCTCTTTTCCGTTGTCGGTAGTGTAGTTTCCTTCTTTACACTCGCTTATATAG GCACCATTATTTTTGTCACAATTTCTGCTCTTTACAGCAGACACGAGAAGCATATAGATAGGTTAGCTGGTTTCGTGCACCGGAGATTTTCAAGGCAGTACACAATAGTTGATGATGATTATGTTAGAAGACCCCCTCAGTGTACATCCATTGATAAAGATGAATGA
- the LOC141613563 gene encoding uncharacterized protein LOC141613563, producing the protein MVNDTSSSSESSFHPAYSVSNIKNFVKITLETENVHYASWAELFLNTASAFDVLDHLVPPKDTVINKDATWTRLDAIVKQWIYSTISLDLLHTILEPGSIAQAAWDRLKDIFNDNKHSRAVMLEQQFTITHMDNYPNVSSYCQALKMIADQLANVGSPVSETRLVLQLVTHVSEGFKGIATIIQQAEPLPPFYKARSMLALEESNQRAQLAPANTDTALLASHPSKESDSKNQNNSTKGGGNSNNYKGKGGRNNNRGNRGKNNTGGNSNNNGHNNSCNGGQQQQQQGTWTWVPFNSWPSVPPCPYPTAGWTGPANRAQQGILGPRPNGNGQAFIAQPGTGSSSGAFVPTDIAAMMQSLGLQQLDDNYFMDTGASSHMTSNNGTLSSYSSLSNSRHIVVGNGDMIPIVGYGAMTLNPPSRFPC; encoded by the coding sequence ATGGTAAACGACACCTCCTCTTCCTCCGAATCATCTTTTCACCCTGCTTATTCCGTGTCTAACATCAAGAATTTTGTGAAAATTACTCTTGAGACGGAAAATGTTCATTACGCATCCTGGGCCGAGTTGTTCTTGAACACGGCCAGCGCCTTTGATGTTCTCGATCACCTGGTCCCTCCCAAAGACACGGTGATCAATAAAGATGCTACTTGGACCCGTCTCGATGCCATTGTTAAACAATGGATATATAGCACAATTTCTCTTGACCTTCTACACACGATCCTTGAACCCGGATCTATCGCTCAAGCAGCGTGGGATCGTCTCAAGGACATTTTCAATGATAACAAACACTCTCGGGCCGTCATGTTAGAGCAACAATTCACCATTACTCACATGGACAATTACCCGAATGTGTCGTCGTATTGCCAAGCCCTCAAAATGATTGCGGACCAACTTGCTAACGTTGGTTCTCCTGTGTCTGAAACCCGTCTTGTATTACAGTTGGTGACCCATGTTTCTGAAGGATTCAAGGGGATCGCGACAATCATCCAACAAGCCGAGCCCCTACCTCCCTTCTACAAGGCTAGGTCGATGCTAGCCCTCGAAGAAAGCAACCAGCGTGCCCAGCTTGCTCCTGCCAACACTGATACTGCTCTTCTCGCTTCACACCCTTCCAAGGAGTCGGATTCCAAAAATCAAAACAATTCGACAAAAGGGGGTGGTAATTCAAACAATTACAAAGGCAAGGGAGGACGTAACAATAATCGTGGCAACCGTGGGAAAAATAACACTGGTGGAAATTCGAACAACAACGGTCACAACAACAGTTGTAATGGTGGtcaacagcagcagcaacaaggaACTTGGACATGGGTGCCTTTCAATTCGTGGCCATCTGTGCCACCGTGCCCCTACCCTACTGCCGGATGGACTGGTCCTGCGAACCGGGCTCAGCAGGGCATCCTTGGGCCTCGTCCAAATGGCAATGGGCAAGCCTTTATTGCCCAACCTGGTACGGGTTCATCGTCTGGTGCATTCGTGCCAACGGACATAGCCGCTATGATGCAATCGCTCGGCCTGCAACAACTGGATGACAACTATTTTATGGACACAGGTGCGTCGTCGCACATGACCTCCAATAATGGTACGCTCTCCTCTTATTCTTCTTTGAGTAATTCTCGTCATATAGTAGTCGGAAATGGTGATATGATTCCAATTGTAGGTTACGGTGCCATGACTCTTAATCCCCCAAGCCGCTTCCCATGCTAA